In Candidatus Desulforudis audaxviator MP104C, a genomic segment contains:
- a CDS encoding polyribonucleotide nucleotidyltransferase produces the protein MTEQGYITRTIEISGRTFSVDIGRVAGQASAGVLARYGETVVLVAATREALREGLDFFPLTVDYEERHYAVGRIPGSFMKREGRPGEKAILAARLIDRSIRPLFPRNFTQDVHVVALVMSVDQDCSPAITAILGASVALTLSDIPFAGPVGAVIMGMVDGQLVVNPTLEQDEKSDLHLTVAGTREAINMVEAGAKEVSEEIIVEALTKAHAEIQRIAEWVGEIRAEVEPLGLAHPKIEVPANEPGPELVEAVRSAGYEKMRAAVHHCKNERLDKKSADRHLEGTKAEIINAVLENFPEEEQRLKSLVDKLEKEAVRELVLKEKVRLDGRAFDEIRDISVEVNVLPRTHGSGLFQRGQTQVLSVLTLGAVRDEQILDGLDTQETKRFMHHYNFPSFSTGEARPIRSAGRREIGHGALAGRALEAVLPGEDVFPYTIRIVSEVLSSNGSTSMASVCGSCLALMDAGVPIKAPVAGIAMGLIKEGDEVAVLTDIQGTEDHLGDMDFKVAGTEQGVTALQMDIKIAGITPEILAQAMAQAREARLYILDRYKEVIPGPRPEISPRAPRIIHTTIDPEKIRDIIGPGGKIIRKITETTGVDIDVEDDGRVFITAPDPEGGKKALEIIKTLTAEVKVGEVYLGRVVKIMDFGCFVEVIPGVLGLPGKDGLVHISHLAHNRVRKVEDVVREGDQILVKAIGFDNQGRLKLSKKEAMEPPAGGAGETGRPGLIQDDRPDRRPRSRFSRR, from the coding sequence ATGACCGAGCAGGGTTATATTACACGTACAATTGAAATCAGCGGTCGGACTTTCAGCGTGGACATCGGCCGTGTGGCCGGGCAGGCCTCCGCTGGCGTCCTGGCCCGGTACGGGGAAACGGTGGTGCTGGTGGCGGCCACCCGGGAGGCGCTCCGGGAAGGGTTGGATTTCTTCCCCCTGACCGTGGACTATGAAGAACGGCATTACGCCGTCGGGCGGATTCCCGGAAGCTTCATGAAGCGTGAAGGCCGCCCCGGGGAAAAGGCCATTCTCGCCGCGCGGCTGATCGACCGGTCGATCAGGCCGCTCTTCCCGCGCAACTTCACCCAGGATGTGCACGTGGTGGCGCTGGTGATGTCGGTGGACCAGGACTGCTCGCCGGCGATCACGGCGATCCTCGGTGCTTCGGTGGCGCTGACCCTTTCGGACATCCCCTTCGCCGGCCCGGTGGGAGCGGTGATCATGGGGATGGTTGACGGGCAGTTGGTGGTCAACCCCACGCTGGAGCAGGACGAGAAGTCGGACCTGCACCTTACCGTCGCGGGGACCCGGGAAGCGATCAACATGGTGGAGGCGGGCGCCAAGGAGGTCTCCGAAGAAATAATAGTTGAGGCGCTCACCAAGGCGCACGCCGAGATCCAGCGGATCGCGGAGTGGGTCGGAGAGATCCGGGCGGAAGTCGAACCCCTGGGTTTGGCCCACCCGAAAATTGAGGTGCCGGCGAACGAACCGGGTCCGGAACTGGTGGAGGCGGTCCGATCCGCCGGTTACGAAAAGATGCGGGCCGCCGTGCACCACTGCAAGAATGAGCGGCTCGACAAGAAGTCCGCCGACCGGCACCTGGAGGGGACCAAAGCCGAAATCATCAATGCCGTTCTGGAAAACTTCCCGGAAGAGGAACAGCGCCTGAAAAGCCTGGTCGACAAGCTGGAGAAAGAAGCCGTGCGGGAGTTGGTGCTGAAGGAAAAGGTACGGCTGGACGGCCGCGCCTTCGACGAAATCAGGGACATCAGCGTGGAGGTCAACGTGCTGCCGCGCACCCACGGTTCGGGGCTTTTCCAGCGCGGGCAGACCCAGGTCCTTTCGGTCCTCACCCTCGGCGCGGTGCGGGACGAGCAGATTCTGGACGGGCTGGACACCCAGGAAACCAAGCGGTTCATGCACCATTACAACTTTCCGTCCTTCTCCACCGGGGAGGCGCGCCCCATCCGCTCGGCGGGCCGGCGCGAGATCGGTCACGGCGCCCTGGCGGGGCGGGCCCTGGAGGCGGTTCTGCCGGGAGAGGACGTTTTCCCGTATACCATACGGATCGTGTCCGAGGTGCTGAGCTCCAACGGCTCAACCTCCATGGCCAGCGTCTGCGGCAGCTGCCTGGCCCTGATGGACGCGGGCGTGCCGATCAAGGCTCCGGTGGCGGGGATTGCGATGGGTCTGATCAAGGAGGGCGACGAGGTCGCCGTCCTGACCGATATCCAGGGTACGGAGGACCACCTCGGGGATATGGACTTCAAGGTGGCCGGCACCGAGCAGGGGGTCACCGCGCTCCAGATGGACATCAAGATCGCCGGGATCACCCCGGAAATTCTGGCTCAGGCGATGGCGCAGGCCCGGGAGGCCCGGCTGTACATCCTGGACCGGTATAAGGAGGTCATCCCGGGACCCAGACCGGAAATCTCCCCGCGGGCGCCGCGGATCATCCACACCACTATTGATCCGGAGAAGATCCGGGACATTATCGGTCCCGGCGGCAAGATCATCCGGAAGATCACGGAGACGACCGGGGTGGATATCGACGTGGAAGATGACGGGCGGGTGTTCATCACCGCTCCTGACCCGGAGGGCGGCAAGAAGGCCCTGGAGATTATCAAAACCCTTACCGCCGAAGTCAAAGTGGGTGAGGTGTACTTAGGCCGCGTGGTGAAGATAATGGACTTCGGGTGCTTTGTGGAGGTTATCCCGGGGGTGCTCGGGTTGCCCGGCAAGGACGGACTGGTTCATATCTCGCACTTGGCCCACAACCGGGTGCGGAAAGTGGAAGACGTGGTCCGGGAAGGGGATCAGATACTGGTCAAGGCCATCGGTTTCGACAATCAGGGCCGCCTGAAACTGTCCAAAAAAGAAGCCATGGAGCCCCCCGCCGGCGGCGCCGGGGAGACCGGCCGGCCGGGCCTGATACAGGACGACCGCCCGGACCGGCGGCCGCGCTCGCGGTTTTCCCGGAGATAA
- the rpsO gene encoding 30S ribosomal protein S15, which produces MTLSADKKQPIIDKFKLHENDTGSPEVQVAILTERINLLTEHLKTHRKDFHSRRGLLKMVGQRRALLNYLRDRAPDRYRKLIQELGLRK; this is translated from the coding sequence ATGACCCTCAGCGCGGACAAGAAGCAGCCCATAATTGATAAGTTCAAACTGCACGAGAACGACACCGGTTCCCCGGAAGTACAGGTGGCCATTCTCACCGAGCGGATCAATCTGCTCACCGAACACCTGAAGACGCACCGCAAGGACTTCCATTCCAGGCGGGGCCTTTTAAAGATGGTCGGACAACGCCGGGCGCTGTTGAATTACCTGCGGGACCGTGCTCCGGACCGTTACCGGAAGCTTATCCAGGAACTCGGACTGCGGAAGTAG
- a CDS encoding polysaccharide deacetylase family protein, giving the protein MRLRLAVLTAVLCLAVGGLWWRWSPAVPATGPQPVYHGPGDSRAVALAVNVDWGEECVPEILNICREHDIHLTFFVTGRWAGKFPDLVRRMAEEGHEIGNHGFGHPHPDMLSVEQNLRDIQRAETVIRGIISRRTTLFAPPYGERGPAVLQAAGQAGYRTILWSVDTLDWKVRNADVITGRVVNRVHPGAIVLMHPLDATTKALPVIITELEKDGYRFVTVSRLLGVGSETKPESAQGPRRETRSGQQFVRTRHRGIWSAGKEFPAPGRIEAGSAVILEVCSR; this is encoded by the coding sequence GTGCGCTTGAGACTGGCGGTTTTGACGGCAGTTCTCTGTCTGGCCGTGGGCGGGCTCTGGTGGCGGTGGTCACCGGCCGTTCCGGCCACCGGGCCGCAGCCGGTCTACCACGGTCCGGGGGACTCGCGGGCGGTGGCGCTGGCGGTGAACGTGGACTGGGGTGAGGAGTGCGTCCCCGAGATACTGAACATTTGCCGGGAACACGACATACACCTCACCTTCTTCGTCACCGGGCGGTGGGCCGGCAAGTTTCCCGATCTGGTGCGCCGGATGGCGGAGGAAGGTCACGAGATCGGCAACCACGGGTTCGGACATCCCCATCCCGACATGCTGTCCGTGGAACAGAACTTGCGGGACATCCAGCGGGCCGAGACCGTGATCCGGGGAATCATCTCGCGGCGCACCACGTTGTTTGCCCCGCCCTACGGGGAACGCGGCCCGGCGGTGCTCCAGGCCGCCGGGCAAGCCGGGTACCGGACGATCCTGTGGAGCGTCGACACGTTGGACTGGAAGGTCCGCAACGCCGATGTGATCACCGGCCGGGTGGTGAACCGGGTACACCCCGGGGCGATTGTGCTCATGCACCCGTTGGACGCCACCACTAAGGCGCTGCCGGTGATCATCACGGAATTGGAAAAGGACGGTTACCGGTTTGTGACGGTAAGCCGGTTGCTGGGAGTGGGGTCGGAAACCAAACCGGAAAGCGCTCAAGGCCCTCGGCGAGAAACCCGGAGCGGGCAACAGTTCGTTAGAACCCGGCATCGCGGGATATGGTCCGCGGGGAAGGAGTTTCCAGCCCCGGGGCGAATAGAAGCAGGCAGTGCAGTAATTTTGGAGGTATGTAGCAGATGA
- a CDS encoding bifunctional riboflavin kinase/FAD synthetase: MDLRTNFKNLRQDYPRLVLGLGNFDGVHLGHQELIRRMVERARRLGGVPGIFTFHPHPVSVLRPEHAPPLLLTQETKEEIIAGLGVRLLLRIPFTLEFARLSPEEFIRDVLYTQLGVVSVFVGYNYTFGHRGRGTPATLAQLSQIYGFETNVVEPVEVAGEVVSSTRIRELLSRGRVEEARRFLGFAPFVDGMVVSGDGRGRRLGFPTANLETSPDILIPANGVYAVKAEISGQRHSGVANIGYRPTFTGADSGRNLEVHLFDVADNLYGKSMRVFFSRYIRGERKFGSPAELIRQIEADIRQARAVE, encoded by the coding sequence TTGGACCTGAGGACGAATTTCAAGAACCTGCGCCAGGATTACCCCCGGTTGGTGCTCGGCCTAGGCAACTTTGACGGGGTGCATCTCGGGCACCAGGAACTGATTCGGAGAATGGTGGAAAGGGCACGCCGTTTGGGCGGCGTGCCGGGCATTTTCACCTTTCACCCCCATCCGGTGTCGGTGCTGCGCCCCGAGCATGCCCCACCCCTGTTGCTGACCCAGGAAACCAAGGAAGAAATCATCGCCGGACTGGGAGTCCGGTTGCTGCTCCGAATCCCGTTCACCCTGGAATTCGCCCGGTTGTCGCCGGAGGAGTTCATCAGGGATGTGCTCTACACCCAGTTGGGCGTCGTCAGTGTGTTCGTGGGCTATAACTACACCTTCGGGCACCGCGGGCGGGGCACCCCGGCGACATTGGCCCAGCTCTCGCAAATCTACGGCTTCGAGACCAACGTGGTCGAGCCGGTCGAGGTTGCCGGTGAAGTGGTGAGCAGCACGAGGATACGTGAGCTGTTGTCCCGGGGCCGGGTGGAGGAGGCCCGGCGGTTTCTCGGTTTTGCTCCTTTCGTCGACGGCATGGTGGTTTCCGGAGACGGCCGCGGCCGCAGACTGGGATTCCCCACGGCCAACCTGGAGACCAGCCCGGACATCCTGATCCCGGCCAACGGGGTCTACGCCGTCAAGGCGGAAATAAGCGGGCAAAGGCACTCGGGGGTGGCGAACATCGGTTACCGCCCCACTTTCACCGGGGCGGACTCCGGCCGGAATCTGGAGGTCCACCTTTTTGACGTTGCCGACAACCTGTACGGAAAGTCAATGCGGGTCTTTTTCAGCCGGTATATCCGGGGTGAACGGAAGTTCGGCTCGCCCGCGGAGCTTATCCGGCAAATCGAAGCCGATATCCGGCAGGCCCGGGCCGTTGAGTGA